CTCTCGATGGTTTCCTTGTATTCGAACCCCGGCTCGCGGAAATGGACATGCAGGTCGACGAAGCCCGGTAGGACCAGCTTGCCCGTGGCTTCCAGCACGACCAATTCGCCGGACGCTGGAGAGGGCTGCCGGCGGGCCTGTCCCTCCATTCGAATGACGGCGGCGATCAGGCCGTTCTCGATCAGGACATCGGCCCGCCCGTGAAACCGCCCCGGATCGAGCACGGTTCCTCCCTTGATCAACAATGCCATAGCGCGCTCGCTTTCTCCTCGTTGCCCAATTTATTATTCGCTCGTGCTATTCGCCGCCGGACAGCAGATAGAGAATGGCCATCCGCACCGCCACCCCGTTCGACACCTGATCCAGGATCACGGACGAGAGGCTGTCGGCCACGTCCGAGGCGATCTCCACCCCGCGGTTGATCGGGCCCGGATGCATGACGACGACATCGGGGGCCGCGAGCTTCAGACGCTCCGCGGTCAAGCCGTACAGCCTCGAATATTCGCGGATCGTCGGAAACAGCCCCCGCCCCTGCCGTTCCAGTTGAAGCCGCAACATCATCACGACATGGACGTCCTGGAGCGCCTCGTCGAAGCGGTAATACACCGTCGGGCCGAGCCGCTCGATTCCCAGCGGAATCATCGTCGGCGGACCGACCACTCGCACCTCCGCCCCCAGTTTGATCAGCGCGTGGATGTTCGAACGGGCCACCCGGCTATGGGTGATGTCGCCGACCACCGCCACCTTGAGCCCTTTGAAGTCCAGCTTGCGCTCGCGCATCGTGTAGAGATCCAGCAACGCCTGCGTGGGATGTTCGTGCCATCCGTCGCCGGCATTGATCACGGACGACTTCACCCCGCTCGCGAGCCGCTCCGCCGCCCCGGCCGACGGGTGCCGCAACACGATGATATCCGCCTGCATGGCCTCGATGTTGCGGGCCGTGTCGAGCAGAGTTTCGCCCTTCACGACGCTGCTCGAGGAGGGCGAGAAGTTGATCACGTCCGCGCTCAGCCGCTTCGCGGCCAGCTCGAATGAGGTGCGCGTTCTGGTGCTGGGCTCGAAGAACAGGTTGACGACCGTCTTCCCGCGCAGCGCCGGCACCTTCTTGATGTCGCGCCCGCTGACCTCCTTGAAGGAATCCGCCGTGTCGAGAATGCGCAGGATCTCATCAGCCGAGAGGGGCGCCAAGCTGACCAGATCCTTCTGTTTCAGGCTCATGGGGCGCCTCCGCGCGACGGCTTGCGAAGTACCACCCGGTCGTCTTCCCCCTCTTCCTCCAGAAAGACCTGCACCTCTTCGTCCTGCGCCGTCGGAATGTTCTTGCCGATGTAGTTGGCCCGAATCGGCAGTTGGCGGTGCCCACGGTCGACCAGCACCGCGAGTTGAATTTCCTCCGGCCGCCCGAGGTCGATCAGCCCATCCATCGCCGCCCGAATCGTCCGTCCGGTGAACAGGACATCGTCCACCAATACGACTCGCATGTCGGTGATGTTGAACGGGATCGAGGTCTTCCGGATCGTCGGCGTGCCCTTGCGCAGCCCGAGGTCGTCCCGATAAAGCGTGATATCCAGCTCTCCGCTCGGCACCTGCGCCTGCTCGATCTCGTGAATGCGCTTCACCAGCCGGTGGGCCAGATACACGCCGCGAGTCCGGATGCCGACCAGCGCGAGGCGCTCGGTCCCCTTATTGCGTTCCAAAATTTCGTGCGCAACGCGGCTCAGGGCCCTGGCGATTTCGCTGTGATCCATCACCAGCTTCTCGTCGCGCCGGTGGTTCGGCTTGACCTGGCTTGTTTCAGGCATAAAAAAACCTTCCCACCCTGCGATGCCGGGCAAGAAGGTCTCCACTGGTCGCGTGGCGCATCCCCGCGCCACTCTGTCCGATCACGATCGACCAACTCCTTGCCCACCTCACAGGATGGGCATTAAAGGTTGCCTCACCTTACCGAGTCCGCCCGGTCCTGTCAAGCTTGGCGGAAGTCACGCCTTGATTGACCTGTCTCCTTCTCTTCTCCTGAATCTCCGTGATGATTCTTCAAGCGATAGGTGAATGGTTTCCCGTGGCCTCAGCCCTTGGCCAGCAGCGCCAAGGTCAGCCCGGTCTTGATCCTCGCCTTGGCCAGGATGGTCTGGTGCATGCGGAAGGGAGGCAGCTCCGCCACCGGCCATTGCCCGGCCACGCGCAGCCCCGCCTCCCGATGGCTCTCCTCCGGCATCCGGGGTCCGAAGAGAAACCCCAGTCCTCTCGGAGCCAGCGCCGCAGCGAATCGAGACAGGGATCGCACGAGTTCGCCGGGCTGGTCATGCTGGGCAAAGGGCACTCCATCGTAAATCAGGTCATAGCGCCCCTGGTAGGCCCGGTCGAGGTGGGGCTCGGCCTGGTACAGGCGAACGGAAGTAAGATCTGTCGTGCGCCCTTCCCTGGTCCAATTGGTCCAGAGAGATTGGGCCTGTCGTTGAATGTGCGCGGGATGGCGGAAGAGCACGAGAGCGCTATTGGCCCGCCCCAGGGACAGCAGCGAGGTCAGGCCCGCATCTATATTATGGATCAGGACGGTTTTCGCCCGGTCGATCATCATGCGCAAGGAGGCTTCCTGCTCCAGCAGATCGGTCAGATAGTCCACCACAAAAGCCTGGGTGCCCAGTTCGTCGATCTCCCGCTCATCCTCCGGATAGAGCAACACGGCCCCAAAGGCCTCAGCCGGCGGGACCGGCGGCACACCCTCGGCAAACAGGTCCCGCCAACTCGGCCCAACCACAGACATCAATGAGACCGTGGAATTCTTGACCGCCCCCCAGGAGCTTGGCCAGGCCAGCCTCGTCTCATGATCCCCGTCCTTGAGGACCAACTCACCCTGCTCCACCAGCAGCCCGCGGCCCCCCGGTGCGAAGCCCTTGGCGTCCGGCGCCATGTAGGAGAGTCCTGCGGGATCGTCGGCCACGGTCGCCTTGACCGCCTGTTCCCCTCGGACGGTGACACAGAGGCGGCGGGGTTGGTCGCAGTAGCGGCGCAACGGCGTCGTATGCGGAACCCAGGTCACTTCGTGTGAGCGCGGCGGGTCCATGAAGAGTTCAAAAGGATCGGGCCCCTGCGGCCCTCGCGCGGTAAAGAACCCGCCGAACAGTTTATAGGCGGCCTCCGACGGATAGGTGGGAATCCCCCGATAGCGGAGCAACCGGTCGCCGGCCGGACATTGGTCGTCATACAGCTCGCGGATCAGCTCCAGCACGGCCGAGCCGGTGCCGGGCACGAGCGACTGAAACAGCTCGACGACCGGGAGAAAATCGATCCGGTCCCAATGCATCGCCCCCATGCAGGCCATGAAGCGGGCCCCGTCGAACCGGCCTTGATCAAGCAGGTAGAAGGCATCCTTCCGGTGCCGGATCGTGGCAAGGCCTCGCTCGTCGATGCGCAGATCGTCATCCGTATAGAAGAACTGGATTTCACTCAGCGGCACGCGAAGGGCCTGGGCGGCCATGTGCCGGAGGTCATCGGGACGAATGTGCTGCCAGCCCGGTTTGCGGGACAGATCCAACGTAGTGCTGGTGACAAGCCCGCTCGGACGGATCCCGACCCACTGACCCCAGTCGAGCCAGACCCGCGCCCGCCGCAGCCGTATCGCGCCGCCCTCAGCCGGCTCCCAGTCGCATTCGTGCAGAGGCTGGCCGTCCGGATCGGCATAGAGAATCCTCCGGCCGTGTCCGCCGTAGAGCACGAGATGTCCGGCGGGCTGGCGCAGCGCCCGCCCGCCGGCCTCTGCCAGATCGGTGGCGTAGGGAAGATTGGAAGGGAAAACAAACGTGCCGGGCCTGCCGAGAAGAGCCTGAATGCGGGCGTCGAGAGCCATCTATTCGCGAATCTGCCCGCTCCCCATCACAATGAATTTGGAACAGGTGAGTTCTTCGAGCCCCATGGGACCCCGCGCATGGATGCGGGAGGTGCTGATCCCGATCTCCGCCCCCAACCCGAACTGATAGCCGTCGTTCAAGCGGGTCGAGGCGTTGACCATCACCGCGCTCGCATCAACCTCGCGGAGAAACCGCATGGCCCGCGCATAGTCGTTCGTGACGATCGCTTCCGTGTGGCGCGACCCGTATTTGGCGATATGGTCCAACGCCTCGTCGAGGTGTTTGACGATGCGGACGGCCAAAATGCGCGACAGGAACTCCTTGCCGAAATCGTCCTCGGCGGCGGGTTTCACATCGGGGCACAATTGCAACGTCTTCGGACAGCCGCGGACCTCCACCCCGGCCTCATGCAGCTTGTTGACCAGGGCCGGCAGAAACGTGCGCGCCACCACCTGGTTCACGAGCAGCCCCTCCATGGCATTGCAGGTCGAGGGCCGCTGCACCTTGGCGTTCAGACAAATGGTTTCCGCCATCGCCAGATCGGCGTCCTGATCCACATAGACATGGCAGACGCCTTCGTCATGTTTGAGGACCGGGATCGTGGCATGCTCGGCCACCGTCTTCATCAAGGACGGACCGCCGCGCGGAATGATGAGATCCACGTCGCGATCCTGCTTGAGCAACTCCTCCACGACCTCCCGATCCGGCCGATCGACGAACGAAATCGCTCCCGGCGGGATGCCCTGCGCATCGGCGGTGTCCGACAGGATCTTCGCCAGCATGCGATTGGTCTGGATCGCGTCGGAGCCGCCCCGCAGCACACAGACGTTCCCGGATTTTAGACAGAGAACGGCCGAGTCCACGGTGACGTTCGGGCGCGATTCGTAGATGATGCCGATGACCCCGATCGGAACCCGCACCCGCCCGACCTGCATGCCGTTGGGCCTGGTCCACATCTTCGGCATCGATCCGAGCGGATCGGGCAGGTTCGCCACCGCTCGGACGCCGCGCGCCATCTCCGCGATCCGCTCCGGTGTCAGTTTCAGCCGGTCGGCCGAGGCCTGTTTCTCCGGGTTCTCCCCGTAGGCCGCCAGATCCTTCTCGTTCTCCGCCAAGATGTCCTCGACCTTCGCCTCAAGCGCCTCGGCCATGGCCAGGAGCGCCTGGTTCTTGACGTGGCTGGACAGGGAGGCCAATTTTGATGAGGCCGATCGGGCGCGGGTGACGAGGGTCCGCACATACTCGGGGACCGACAGCTCCGGTTCCTGCTGCGCCTCGCCTTGAGGGGTTTCAACGCTGACCGTCGAAGTTTGCGACGTGGTCCGTTCCAGATCGTTTTGCTGATCCTGCTGCTCCGGCATGGGGTCAGGGCTCCTCTCACAAGACGGCGTCGTTCAAACAATCAAGTGCAGCAGAATACCGTGGCCTTTGAAAAAGGGTCAAGAGCGGCGACGCAGGCCAACGAAGGGCGGAGGCCGGCGATCCTGACAGGATCAGCGCGAAGGAATTGGCGAGAGAATCACGGACTAACGGATCACGGACTACTCAGCCGGACCGGAGCCGCCGGTCTCGGACGGCACGGCGGAAGATGATCCGGTCGGCTGATCTCCCGGTTGAGAGGGCACGGTCCCGTCCTCCGGCTGGTCGATGGAACCGGATGAAAACCCTCCGAAGGCGCCGGCCCCCGCTTGCCCCGTGGCGAACGGGCTGGCTCCCGGCGAGACGGCGCCAGGCCGAGGTCCCGCCTGCGGCCCGGCGGCCGGCGGCATCGTGCCGGTCGGGACCATGCCCAACGGATTCAAGAGATTCACGCTGGACTGATTGGGATGTTGAAAGACCCAATCCCGGTACCGTTTCAGCCCATCAAAATGCCGGACGGCCGGCGGGAACTCATGTTGCTTGAGCGGTTTCTTCGTGCTCCGGCTCCGCACCCCCATGATGCCGCCGGTCGGCGATCGGATCAGCTCCCAGTCTCGCGCCGTGATCGGATCGCGATAGACCTTCCGCAGAAACGGCCGGGGCAGCCTGGTGAGATCCTCCAGCGAGGCCGGATAGATCTCGCCCGGCATCACTCGCCCGCCCTTTCTCGATGCGGAGTAGGCGGCCAGCGCCTGCTGAATTTCGATCCCGCGCGCCAGCAGATCGGCCTCCTGCGCGCGCCGGATCACCGTCTTCCAGGGCTCGGCGGCCGTGACGACCGCCACCCCGATCAACAGGATCGAGAACATCAGGGTGAGGTAGGTGAACCCCTGCTGCGAGGCGATCAGGCGGTTCCTGGGTGGTCCCATGGCCTATTCCGTCGGAACGACATCCACCAGCGGAAGGGTCCGTTCGACCCGGGCCGGCACCTCCAACAGCGTGACATGGTCCGGCTCGATCGCCTTCACGATGAGATGGTCGTCCAAGCGACCGCCGGAAGCCGCGATGTGCAGGTCGTCTTCAAGGGCCAGCACGGCCAGAGGTTTGTCGGGGTTGGCAGCCCCCATCACGACATAGCCCAGGTAGCGCCAGGAAGACCCGCGGGAGGCAGGATGATTCACGGGATCGATTGGCGGAACCGGCTCGGCCACTTCGGCTGGGTCCTCGTCGGCGGTCATGGGAGTCGCGGCGGCCGCTCCTCCTCCAACCGGAGAGGTCGGAGGAGCGAAGATATTCTTCGGCGGCGCAAACCCTCCTTCGCGTTGACTGCGGGTCGCTTCAAATTGCGCCAGGTTGACGTGAAGCCCGCGCTGCGCGGCGGAATTTCGCTCCCCGCTCTGGCCAGCCGGACCGGCAGCCGGTCCGGAAACATTGACCAGGGGCACGCGCGACGGCTCATCGGAAAAGCCAAAGACCCCCCAGGCCACCACCACCCAGAGGCCCAACAGGGCGCCCAGCGCGCGCATGCTCGTCCGTCGACTCATGAGGGAGCCCCGACAGAGGGCCGGTTCTGCTCCCGGTCCGTCCGGAGAAACGTGACGATCCGCATATTGAAGGTCACCGATTGATCCTGGACCCTTGTCCCCGCGACCTGGAGATCCTCGATCAGCAGGAGTTCCTGCGCTGTTTCGAGATTGTAAATAAACCGGCGCAAATCCTCGTATCGTCCGCTGACCGCTCCCTGCAGGACCGCCTTCCTCACCAGCGCAATCTCGGTTTTCTCCACCTGATAGGACAGGCCCGGCACCCGGACATGTTGCGCGCGAGCCTGCTCGGTCAGCCCAAGCGCCAAGGGGGCAAAGTCGCGCTGGTCAGGCAGGCGGGCCAGCACCCGCGCCATGTCCTTGCGCGCCTGCTTCGCATCGACGTGGCGGTTGAGCTGTTGCCGCGCCGATGTCCGTTCCTGCTCCAGCGCCGACCGCTCATCCCGCAGCCGCTCCAGCAGGCCCAGATGGAGTCCGGACCAGATGCCAAGCAGGACACCGACCAACCCAACCCAGGGCACCAGCAGCGCATAGGGGTGGTAAAAGAGCCTGGTCCAGAGATCAGGTGGCGCGGTCTTTGGCATGGCCTCGATAGTGGATTTGCACGTGAAACTCCACCAACCCATCCTCCCGATTCTGGTGCTGAATCAGCACCGGATCGCGAAAATGGGGATGGTCCTGCAGGGTCGTGAGAAAACTCGTGGCGTCTTCGAACGTCACGGCCGAACCGGAAAGTCGGATGACGGCGCTCGACGGGTCCAACCGAATCGACAAAATCCCGACCCGCGCGGGCACGGCCTTCTCCAGCTCGCTCAAGAAGGAGGTCCACGAGAACTCGCGCTGCTCGACCAGGCGATTGACGAACGCCACTTCGGCGGGGAGCCGTTGGAGAGCCGAGTCGGTCAGATCGATGCCCTCGTGTTGGGCTGCCGCCGACAATTGCCGGTCCTGTTCCTGCAACCGGGCGACCGACGCGCGCAGCTCGGCGATCTCCCCGTAGAGATGATAGCCGTCTAAGAGATCCCACGCGATGAAGGCCGCCAAGAGACAGGCGGCCCCCATCAAGCCCCAGCGGATCGGAAACACCGCCGGGTGTGAATAGGAACTCAGGTTGATCCGGAACGACAGCGGCGCCGCCAGCAAATCCTGGATGGCATTCCTGAGACTGATCAGATTCCGTATCTTCATCTTGCTCAACAGACGCTGGCGATCGCAGCCATCGCGCTGGCCGGCAGGTCCTTCCCCCTGATCCGCCATCGCATCGGCTCGCAGACCGTCCAATCAAAAGACACCACCTCAAGGGACAACCGTTCCTGGAGGCCGGCCTGCAAGGTCTCAGACCCTTCGTCCGCCACGACCACAAGCCGGGAGGGCTGGCCCGGGACTCCCTGCTCCTCGTACAGGCGCAGCGACGCTTCGCACTCGCTTGCGATCCATTCGAGCTGTTCGGCGTCCAGGCGGCGATCGGGTCCGGCTGCGCCGGTTGGTCCCAGCAGCTTGGACCGGGTGAAGACGGGTTGCCCCCGGTGAAATGCACAGAGAGTGAACGTCCGATCCAGCAGGCTCAGCCAGAGGAAATCGGCGACCGGCCGCGCCGGCGTCGCCTGGTCCTGCGAGGCCAGCCAGACGTTGCAAAGTTGAAAACTCGGCGTGGTGACGTCGATCGGCACCAACCCGACAGCCTGACAGAGGCCTTCGTACTGCCGGCGCACCGCATCCTGAATCGCGACGGCCAAGACGGTCGCGCCCTGTCCTTTCGACCGAGGATCGAGGGAGGGCAATAGTTGATGACAGACCGTGGCGCCGTTGAGCGGGAAGAGATGGTCCTGGCCGAATCGCCAGCGGATCAGCGCGTCACGCTCGCTCCGCTTCGCCGGGATACGGTCCAGACGGAACACCACGGTACGGACGCAGAGGTCCGGCAGGAGCAAGGTGATGGGGCGAGGCACCCGCGAGAATCGGTCGCCACGCAGGACCCGCATGAACCGCGGGGGCGCGATCAATTCCCGGACGGCGGTTTCGACGGCGGACTCGTCAATCAGGTTCGGCTCCATCGGCGAGAGGCGGATCTGCCCCGGCGCCAAGGGGCGCACCGAACAACGGTGGGGACGCCGGCGCCCCCAGCGGCTCCGCGCATGGACCCAGACCAGTTCCTCGGCTCCGATCTTCAGACAACGTTGCGGGCGCGCCCCCCACCACATAGTGGCCCCTCACGAACGTTCGGCGAACGTCACCCGATTGATTTCCCTCAACGTCGTCTCGCCCCGCAGGACCTTGATCAAGGCCGATTGACGCAACGTGGTCATGCCGTCGGTCATGGCCCGGTAGCGAATCTCCGAGACCGGCCGCCTGGCCAGCAGCATCTCCTTGATCTCATCCGTCAGGTTCAAGAGTTCCGTGAGACACTTGCGCCCGCGATAGCCCGTCCCATGGCATTCCCGGCAGCCGCGGCCCTGGAAGAGAATCGCATCGCGGTAGCGGTCGAAATCCAACCCGGACTCCTCGGCCAATTCATGGTCCAGCTTGACCGGCTCGCGGCAGGTGGGGCAGATGGTCCGCACCAGCCGCTGGGCCAGCACGCAGTTCAAGGCGGAAATGAAGTTATAGGGGTCGATGCCCATGCTCACGAACCGGCCCATCACGTCAAACACGTGGTTCGCGTGGACGGTCGTGAACACCAAATGGCCGGTCAGGGCGGATTGGATGGCGATCTGCGCCGTGTCGGCATCACGGATCTCGCCGACCATGATCTTGTCCGGGTCATGCCGCAGGATCGACCGCAGGCCCCGGGCGAACGTCAGGCCTTTCTTCTCGTTGACCGGAATCTGCACGACCCCAGGCAACTGATACTCGACCGGGTCTTCGATCGTGATCAGCTTGTCCTCCTGGGTATGCAGCTCCGCGATCGCCGCATAGAGCGTGGTTGTTTTCCCGCTTCCCGTCGGACCGGTCACGAGCACCATGCCGTGCGGCGCCAGGATCGCGCGCCGGAACCGCTTGAGGTCTTCGGGATTGAACCCGAGCCGGTCCAGCTTGAGCGACGCCAGCCCGGCCGTGATGGAGTCGCGGTCGAGAATCCGGATGACTACGGACTCGCCGAACACGCTCGGGAGAATGGACACGCGGAAATCCACCGTGCGGCGGTCGATGCGCATGCGGAACCGACCGTCCTGCGGCACGCGGCGCTCCGCAATGTCCAGATCCGACATGACCTTGAGACGCGAGACCAGCGGGGCATGGACCTTGAGATCGAGCTGATCCATCGCCGGGAGCAGAATGCCGTCGATCCGGAACTTCACCAAGGTCGCCTGGTCCGTGGCTTCGATATGGATGTCGCTCGCGCGCCGTTGCAACGCGCTGTGGAGGATCGTGTCCATCAGCTTGACCGCGGGGCTCTGGTCCTCCACCACCTGGTCCGCAGTCAGGATTTCTTCGCCCCGTTCATCCTCCTTGACCAGGACGGACCGGTACTCGGCTTCCAACTCCCGCAACGCATGGCTGGCCCCCTCTCCCCGCCCCAGCGCGCCTTGAATGGCCGGACGAGGGCTGACCACCAAACGCAATGAACGGTTCAACAGGAGTTCCAGCTCATCCAGGGCCAGGAGATTGGCCGGATCGGCCACCGCGATCGTCAACACGCCGTCCTGCTCCGCGATCGGGACAAACGGGTACCGTTGCATGAGCTTGACCGGAATGCTCTGATAGAACTTGGGATCGACCTCGACATTGGAGAGCGAGTCGTAGGGCAGCCCATATTGCTCGGCCGTCGCCTGCGCCAACTGTTCGTCGGTGATGAGGCCGGCCGACACGAGCAGCGGGCCGATCTCGCCCGCTTCATTGCCTCGTGTGCTGATCGCCTCATGGGCGGCACTGTCGGTCACGGCCTGCTGCCGCACGAGCACCTCGATCAATGACGGACGGTCGAATTTCGTCTGCATGGACAAGTGCGCTCAGCTCCCGCCGGTCTGCCGGAAGCCAGGGTGAGCGGGGTCGGATAGATGCGCGCGCCTCACCCTCATTGCACGCTCCCCGCCATCTGAAACACCGGCAGATACATGATGATGACGATGCCCCCGACCAGGACGCCCATCAGCAGCAAGAGGGCGGGCTCGATCCAGGTCGTCAACTGGGTCAGCCGAATATCCAACTCCGCCTCGTAGAACTCTGCCACGTCCTTGAGCATCGTTTCGAGCGATCCGGTTTCCTCGCCGACGGCCAGCATCTCCACGGCCAGCGAGGGAATGACCGGCGGATGCCGCAGGGCCGCCGTCAGACTGGAGCCTTCGCGGACCTGCTCGACGGTGCGCGCAAGGCCCTCGCCGACGGCCCGGTTCGAGACGGCGCTGCGGGAAATCTGCAGGGCCTCGACGAGCGGCGTGCCTCCGCCGAGGACCGTGGCGAGCGTGCGGGTCAACTGGACCGTGTAATGCCGCCACAGCACCGCCCCCAGCAGGGGTACTCGCAAGAGCACGCGATCGGTCGCCAGACGCCCGGCCTCCGTCCGATACCAGGACCGCGCCGCGACGGCCGCCGCGAGGAAGCTCCCCGCGAACAATGGGAAGTTCGCGCGCAACGTGTGAATGGCGCCGAGCAGCCATTGTGTTGCCGCGGGCAAGGTGCGGGCTTGCTCGCCATAGGCCGCGATGAAGGTCGGCATCACATAGGTCAACAGAAACCCGACGACACAGATCCCCACCACCACGAGGAAGAGCGGATAGGTGAGCGCCTTCCACACCTTTTGGCGAAGGCCGATCATCAACTTCAGATAGGCGACATAGCGCTGGAGCACCTCCGGCACGTTGCCCGCCTGCTCTCCAGCCTTCAATGTGGCGACGTAGAGATCCGAAAAATAGAGCGGATGTTGCGCCAACGCATCGGAGGCGGATGCGCCCCCGCGAATCTCCTGGCGCACCGCGCGAAGTGTCTCCCGAAATCCGGCATGTGGCGCGCGCTCGATCAACAGGTCCCACACCTTCAAGACCGGCAGGCCGGACCGGATCAACGCCAGGAGCTCCTGGTTGAAGATCAAGAACTGCTGCGGCGGCAGCTTGGTCCATCGTCCCGACAATCCGATGGTGCCGATCGATCCGACAGAAGGGCCGACCGACCAAGCCCCCTGCCGGCGGACGCGGAACACCAGGAAACCCTGCCCTTCGAGCTTGGTGCGAACGGCCATTTCATTGTCGTCTTCGATCTCGCCGACGAACGTCGTGCCGTCGGCGCGCGCCACCTTGTAAGCGAACAGCGGCATCGGGATGGCCAGAGCCCTTTCTACGGATCAACGGATCCCGGTGTCAGGAATCATCAGCGCCTGTCCTACCTGGATCAGATCGCCCGACAGGCCGTTCAGAGCGCGGAGCGCCTCGACGTCCACCCCGTACCGCCTCGCCAGCCGCCAGAGGGTATCGCCGGCCTGAACGGCAATGCGTCGCACGAAGGACTCGGCCGTGCCTCCAGATTCCCGGCGGAACGAAACGGGCGACCCACCTCCGTCCGGTTGCAGGACCGGCGCAGTTGGTTCAGGCATCGGGTCCGTCGATGGAGACTGGTCCGGCAAGACAGCAGCAGGCGGAGGGGGCTCCGGAACCTGAGGAACCGGAGACGCCACCGGGGGGACTGGGGGACTGGGCATGGCTTGCCCGATGGAAGGAGGGACCGGCTGGGCCTGTCGCTTGGACCGAAGCTTGGTCCGAGGAGCCGGCGGGGCCTCAAGTTTGGAGGACCGCTCCCGTTCCACCCTGATGCCGGCCAGTTCTTCCCGCTGGAGTTCGATGATGTGGCGCGCATCCGCAAGGCGCCGTTCGACTTCGCGCAGCCGGCCTTCCAACTGCGCCCGGGCGATCAGCGCCGAACTCAACTCCTGCCGTTGGCTGTCCAGTTCCAACCGCAGATCGGCC
The DNA window shown above is from Nitrospira tepida and carries:
- a CDS encoding LysM peptidoglycan-binding domain-containing protein, which encodes MSHDPRPSRSSSPPVAPPDRGAGSFSCLVRLLVGGLILLMSGCADLEPMEDPDVADYHLTIDTMRAAAREAERNLADLRLELDSQRQELSSALIARAQLEGRLREVERRLADARHIIELQREELAGIRVERERSSKLEAPPAPRTKLRSKRQAQPVPPSIGQAMPSPPVPPVASPVPQVPEPPPPAAVLPDQSPSTDPMPEPTAPVLQPDGGGSPVSFRRESGGTAESFVRRIAVQAGDTLWRLARRYGVDVEALRALNGLSGDLIQVGQALMIPDTGIR